Within Cellulophaga sp. L1A9, the genomic segment AGGTAAAACCACAACTATTGGAAAATTAGCATATCAATTTAAAAAACAAGGGTATAAAGTTGTTTTGGGAGCAGGAGATACTTTCAGAGCGGCAGCTATAGACCAATTGCAAATATGGGCAGATAGAGTCGGTATTCCTATTGTTAAGCAACAGATGGGGAGTGATCCTGCCTCTGTAGCGTTTGATACCCTAAGTTCTGCTGTAAAGAGTGATGCTGATATTGTTATTATTGATACAGCAGGTCGGCTTCATAATAAAGTAAACCTAATGAATGAGCTTTCAAAAGTGAGTCGGGTCATGCAAAAAGTTGTTCCAGACACTCCAAATGATGTGCTCTTAGTTTTAGATGGCTCTACCGGTCAGAATGCTTTTGAGCAAGCAAAACAGTTTACGAAAGCTACAAATGTTACTTCTTTGGCGGTAACTAAATTAGATGGTACAGCAAAGGGCGGCGTAGTAATTGGTATTTCAGATCAGTTTCAAATTCCAGTTCGGTATATTGGAGTAGGTGAAGGAATTGAAGATCTTCAGGTTTTCAATAAGTATGAATTTGTAGATTCTTTCTTCAGTAATAAATAAGAATAGTTACTCTTATCGAAAATCTCTAAGCATTCTATTCTATGGAAGCTTAGAGATTTTTTTTGTTTAGGACGGCTGTGATGTTTTTGTTATACATTTTTACTATTTTTAAAATAAAAATTATAGAATATATGAAAAACCTTGTTGTACTCTTTATGCTCTTTTTTGTGTTCTCTTGTAAAGAGAAAAATGTGACGGAAAAAGCACAAGTTATTTGGCATCCTTATAATGATTCATTGGAAATTGCAGGGAATGCAAATCATAAGATTGCACGGATGCAATACAAGCTGATACAATCTAAGGTTTTAGATAAGAATGATGTGTTTCTTCCATTATATGATGAAGTTTCAAAAATTTCTGAACTAGATTATGAAAAATGGAAGCCTTTTGTTTTAGAACAAAACATTCCAACAATACAAGCCAATATAAAGGATGGAAATTTAAGCTACGAAAACCTTGTGTTGTTTTATTTGTATCGTATTTATAAATATGAATTAAATAATGAAACCACGCTAAACACAATACTAGCCTTAAATAAAGATATTTTAAAAGAGGCGCGAGCATGTGATCAGGAACTGGCTAGAAATCCAAATTCGGGTAGACATCTTATTTATGGAATGCCAATTTTGCTTAAAGATAATATAGATACTTTTGGTATGAATACTACTGCGGGTGCTATAGCTTTAATGGCGAATGAAACTGATGACGCTTTTATTGTAGAACGTTTAAAGGAGCATGGAGCCTTAATTTTAGGTAAAGTAAATTTAAGTGAATGGGCTTACTTTTTATGTAAAGGTTGTCCAGTAGGGTATAGTGCTGTTGGAGGTCAAACGTTGAACCCTTATGGGCGCAAAGTTTTTGAAACTGGTGGCTCTAGTGCAGGGAGTGGTACTTCGATAGCAGCAAATTACGCCGTAGCTGCAGTAGGTACAGAAACTTCAGGATCAATACTTTCTCCTTCAAGTCAGAATTCTGTAGTAGGTTTAAAGCCTACCATTGGTTTGTTGAGTAGAAGTGGCATTGTGCCTATTTCAAGTACGCTTGATACGCCTGGACCTATGACTAAAAACACGATAGATAATGCCATCCTGCTATCTGCAATGACAGGTAAAGATCTTTCAGACGTAAAATCAGTAGATACCTTTAAAAATTATACGGAGGCGCTTATTAAACCTGCTTCATTGGAAGGTAAGCGCTTTGGGGCTTTTGAGACGTTAATGGCGTCCGACTCTATTTATGCAGCAACTATTGCGACGATAAGGTCACTAGGTGCTACGGTTGTTGTTTTTACTCCAGAAGAATTAGAGTTGCCTGGTTTTTTAAGTATTTTGAATATTGACATGAAGAATGATTTGCCAAGCTATATTGAGCAAAATGTAAAGAATAAAAAAGTCGTTAAAGTAACTTCTATTGAAGATGTTATCTTGTTTAATAAACAAGATTCACTCACTAGAATTCCTTATGGTCAGGGTTTGTTTGAAGGAATAGTTGCAGATACCACTTCTTCTGAAAGCTTAAAGGTTATCATTGCTGATTTGGAACAGAAAAGTAGAATTTATTTTGATGAGGTATTGGAACGAGATAACTTGGATGCTATTTTAAGTATCAATAATTATCATGCGGGTTATGCCGCTGCGGCAAAATATCCAGCTTTGACGGTGCCAATGGGGTATAAAACAACAGGAGAGCCCATCAGTTTAACGTTTATAGCGAAACAATTTGAGGAAGATAAGTTGTTGCAACTTGGTGCTGCTTTTGAAAATGCAACAAAGCTTAGGAAAATGCCTAAAGGATTTGATTAATTGATAACATTATTTATTAGCGCCCAAAGGTCATTGTCAAATGTAGAAAGTGCAAAATTTTCATCCGCAGCAGCTTCGCCCATTCTAATAATTACAAGGTCTCTGCTGGGAATGATATAGATTTTTTGATCATTTTTACCTAGGGCAGCATACATGTCATTAGGAGCATTTGGAATTAAAGAACCGTCAAATTCTAATTGGGATTGTGGTAAATGATAACGTTGTTTTCCATTTAACCACCATAGATAGCCGTATGATTTGTTGATGTCTTGAGAGGTATTTATGGCGCTATGTAGGTAATCATTAGGAATTATTTGTGAGCCTTCCCATTGACCATTTCTGGAAATGAGTAACCCAAAGCGGGCCATACTTCTTGTATCACTCCAATAGACACTAAGATTGCTTAGGTTTGTCCAATTTCCTGTCATTCCTATTTTATCTCTCAATGAAGTATTAAAATATTCTTTCCAAGTGCTGTTACTTGCTGTTGCGATAATATCCTGTAATTTAACGTAAACGTTGTGGTATGCCCATCTTGAGCCAGCATCTGCAATATATTGCAAATTTTCTGTGCTTACATCGTCGCCTAAAGTATCGTCTAATCCAGAATCCATTTGCAATAAATTTTTAAGAGTGATTACATTCTCTTTAGCTAGGGGAGTGCTCGTCCAACCCGTGCCTAAATAGTCTGAAACTTTGTTATTAATATTTAATAGTCCTTCTTCTTGGGCAATACCGGTGGTTGCTGATGTTAATGTTTTTCCTGAACTTGCCCAATACCATATCTTAGATTGGGTATGTTCGTTCATATAATGTTCTATGATAATTTTACCCTCATGTAATATCATGAAACTTTTACTATTGGTATCTTCTAAATAGTTTAGTAAAGTGGGTATTTCATCTGTATTCCAGTTTAGTTCTTCTGGAGATTTAGTTTGCCAAGTGTCAGATCCAACTGTAGGGAAATAACTATTTTCAGTACTTCCTTCTTCGGTATCTGTAGGTTCTGAATCCGTAGAACATGAAAAAACAAACAAAATTAAAAATGTATAAATAAAGGATGTTTTATGTGTCATAATACTGGTTTTGTGGTAGGACCCTTAAGCTTTGTAATGGTTTAATACTAACATAACGCAACATCAATAAAAATGAATATAAATAAGTGTGATCTTTTTCCTTGTTGTATTTTTGCACTTTAATTAAAGCTATGCGCACAAAAACACTTAAGAAGAATAAAATTAACGTCGTAACATTGGGTTGCTCCAAAAATGTTTACGATTCGGAAATTTTAATGGGACAACTAAAAGCCAATAAAAAGGACGTTGTACATGAAGGAGAAGGAAATATTGTCGTAATTAATACCTGCGGATTTATTAAAAATGCCAAAGAAGAAAGCGTGAATACGATTTTAGAATTTGTGCAAAAAAAAGAAGCAGGGGTTGTAGATAAAGTTTTTGTAACTGGATGTTTAAGTGAGCGTTATAAGCCAGATTTACAAAAGGAAATTCCGAATGTAGATGAATATTTTGGTACTACGGAATTACCGGGTTTATTAAAAGCATTAGGAGCAGATTATAAACATGAGTTGATAGGAGAAAGATTAACAACTACTCCTAAGAATTACGCCTATTTGAAAATAGCAGAAGGTTGTGATAGACCTTGTTCTTTTTGTGCCATTCCTATCATGCGTGGAAAGCATAAAAGTACACCAATAGAAAATTTGGTTATAGAAGCTGAAAAATTAGCGGCAAACGGAGTTAAAGAATTAATTTTAATTGCTCAAGATTTAACGTACTATGGTTTAGATATCTATAAGAAAAGAAACCTTGCCGAGCTTCTTGAAGCATTAGTAAAGGTGGATGGTATTGAATGGATTCGTTTGCATTATGCTTTTCCAACAGGGTTTCCAATGGATGTATTGGAATTAATGAAAAAAGAACCAAAAATTTGTAATTATTTAGATATTCCGCTTCAGCATATTTCAGATTCAATTTTGAAAAGTATGCGCAGAGGTACTACTAAAGAAAAAACGACAAAGTTGTTGCGCGATTTTAGAGCTTTGGTTCCTGAAATGGCAATTAGAACTACTTTAATTGTTGGGTATCCAGGAGAAACAGAAGAAGATTATCAGACGTTGAAAAGTTGGGTAGAAGAAATGCGTTTTGAACGTTTAGGATGTTTTACCTATAGTCATGAGGAAAATACACATGCTTATACTTTGGTAGACGATGTTCCTGAAGACGTAAAACAAGAACGTGCTTCTGAAATTATGGAAATTCAATCCCAAATATCTTGGGAGTTAAACCAAGAAAAGGTGGGACAGACACTTCGTTGTATTATTGATAGAAAAGAAGGACCTCATTTTGTTGGTAGAACAGAATTTGATTCTCCAGATGTAGATAATGAAGTGCTTATTGATGCTGCAAAATACTATTTAAAAGTGGGCGATTTTGTGAATATAAAGATCACAGAAGCGGCCGATTTTGATTTGTATGGAGAACCTGTTTAGGTCTTCTTAATCATTTTAATAGTATAGTAGCCTATCAGTGTAATTATTAAAATCATAATAGCCCAAAGCCATTTTTTATCTTCGAATAAAGGTTTAGCTTCGGGCTCTTGTATTTTAGCTTCACTGCTTAATTCTTTTCCTAATACCACTGCTTTGGCGGTTTTAGGAACCACATTATCCATTAAATTAATATCATAAATGGGTTCAGAGGCTGTTGGGTTTCCATAGGTTAAAAAATATTGGGCGGGTTCATTGAATCGTCCAATTAATTCGTGTTTATATCCTTTCAGTTCAATAGTACCAATCTTAAGGGCTTGGTTGTCCTGATTGCTAATGGTGATTTTCAGCTTTTTAACTCTAGTACTGATAAAATTAAATTCATTCTTATTAATAGAACTCAGAATACTTGAGGATAAACTTCGGTAATCATAGTGCCATCCTTTGGCGGTCTTGGTACTATCTGTAATATAACTTATGTGAATTGGCCTTAAGTAATTTACATCATCTAAGATGTTTACTTTTATGTGACTTAGCGGTACTGCGTTTTTTAATTCTACAAGAACGATACTTTCTTTTGTTTTCTGATTTTTTGTTACTTCTGTTTTAACCGGCACATAGGAATTGTATTCCGCTGGAATGGTATTATTTTCAAAAATTTTAGCACTTTTTAATTCTGGATCCTCCAAAGTATTTGCTGTAATTCTGTAGTAACTATAGGTAGAAGTTGGAATTTTAGCTGTAGTGAATTTAAAACTAGTTAATCCATTCTCAATAGACAGCATGCGGTAGTTTTCTTCAATAGTATACCACTGTTTTTCATCATGTCCTCCTTCTATTTTGATGTTAAAATCAAAATTAAGTTTATTAAAATTTAAATAGATTTCATTGATTTTAGAATCATTATCGACTTTAAACGTATAAAAATACTTGTCTTTCGTATGGCTTTCATTTAATAAGTTGAAAGCTACATCATTAATTTTTTCAATACTCTTTTTCGTATTCAAGGCATAAGGCACTTCTATAGTATCCTTTTTTGAAATACCATAAATCCGAATATCAGCAAGATTCATTTTCGTCTTTCCGTAAAGAGATTCAGGTATTTCTATACTGTGCCATTGCTCTGAAATATCCTTTATTTCTCGTTTGTATTGGTAGGTTTTCATTTGAGCAAGGAGGCCTGTACTCACTAAAAACAGCGCAAATAAAAGGTTATAAGTCTTTCGGGTCATTTTCAATCTGTTTGGTGTATTTGTTATATAAAAATGAAATTAATAATAAAAGTAATCCTAAGGATACGAATACAATAGTTTTAGATAGGGTATCTAAATCTGCTATGTCATAAAAGAAAAGTTTTACAAGAGTAAGTCCAAATAGACTAATTCCACTGATACGTATGTGCTTTTTTCTTTTCCAAATTCCAATAACAACCATGAATAAGGAATAAGCTCCCCAGAGGATGCTTAAATTCATTTTGTATAATCCCGAAGATCCGGCAAGATCCATCCAGTGTAAAAGTTCGCTGCTTAATACCCAGATGGCTATTAAATATAGAAATATTTCAAAAGCTTTTTTAATTTTCAAATTCAGGTATTCTTGTTTGCTATATAGGTATAGGGTATAAATTAGGAATGCTAAAAAGGCTAAAGAGATGTATCTTATGTATAAATAAACACTTCCAATTTCATAATATTCACCCAGATATTGTGCGATGTAATTTTCCCGAAGTGTGCTTATAATGAATAAGCCTCCAATTAGGAAAATGAAACTAAGTAAGGTGTTTATTATAAAGTTGGAGACCGCTAAGAGTTTACTTTTTATAATTTTAATATTAAGGATAGCTAGAATAGAGAAGAATAAAAGGGTGTAGTTTATGAGCCAAATGCTTTTAAAGTCCATTAAATTATAATTCCCGGTGTTGGTTAACGCGCCATCTTCAGAGCTGTATTTAATAAAAGAGTCTATATACTGTTGCTCCCAATAGGTATCTATTTCCAAGGCAAATGCTACATAGCAAATTAGAAGTAGTGCAATAGGGATTAGTAGTGCCATCATTTTATCAAAAGCTTTTTTTGGAACAGCTGTAATTTGATACTTTTTAGCTTCATTTAACCAAATAATAAATCCGAATGCGCCCATGACAAGGAAGGAGCTTAAGAAGTTGCTATTGAATATAGGTGTGAACCTTTCTGTAGTTGTGTACATGCTGTAAGCATGGGACCAATCTTCTAGTAAACTAATAAAAGCTAGTGCCATTAATAGATATGCTAAGTTCTTGTAAATTGTTATATTTTTTGTGGTAGCAAACCAGAAAAGTATTACCGCTTCTAATGACCACAGTATAGTCACCCAGCTTCCATCTAATTGAACAGGGATGGTAATTGTAATAAAAGTTAGTACCAATGCGGCTATCAAATAAAATAATTTTTTATCGACTAGTTTCTTCTTGTAAATAACAACAGTCGGAATAAAATGTATCATAGCATTCCCAAGTGTAAAGAGCCCTAAGAATTCTTGGCTGTAGGCCGAATGTGATTCTAGTAAATAAAAACCTATACCGTAAAAGAAGAATGAGTTAATGAAAAGCAAAACAATATCTGCTGCTTGAAATTTTTCATTTCTTATTGTTTTATAGGCTAAAAACATACAATAAAAGAGGACAAAAAAGATGCTCAAGAAAGCAAATGCAAGTTTAAAATCTTCTTCAGGGAAGTAGTCATCTATAACCCAAGCTAAATAGATGATCCAGGAAAATCCGAAGGAGACATAGTAAAGTGATTTCCAGTATTTTTTGAATGAAATTATTAAAATACCGATATTAAGAATACTCATATAACTAAAAAGAGCAGTTACATTTCCTGAGTCATTACTTAGTAAGAATGGTATTGCGTAGGCGCCTACTAATCCTAAATGAGCAATAATTTGCTTCTCGTAATTTATGGCGGCCACTACTGTAAAAGCAGTTAGTAATGTCATTAGTCCAAAGGCGACGAGTTGCGGGAATAGGCCGTAAAAATTATAAGCCATAAAAGTTATGAAATACATCATTGTTATGGCGCCACTCACTAGAACAGCACTAAAATTTAAGTATTTTTCTTTTAGTTTTAAACCAACGCCTAATATTCCAAAGGAAAGTAAGTAGCCTAAAATAATACGCGTAAGTGGACTTATAAGATTATTTTCAATACTATATTTTACACCAATTATAACCCCGATAATAGTAATAAGAATACCAACTTTATTAATTAGATTTTCGCCAATGAACTTTTCTAAGTTCGATTTTGTTTCTGGTTTTTTGGGCGTACTTGCACTAATTCTTTCATTTTCAGCATCCGTATTTATAGGAGATTCTTTTTGAGGTTCGCGTAAAATTTTATCAGTTACTTCTTGTATGGGCTCTTTTTTTATAGGCGATGCAATATTCTCCGATTGGATGTGCTCTTCTGAGATTTCCGCAGATGCTATGACGTTTTTTGCTGTAGTTTCTGGTTCTTCCGTATTTTTTTGAACAACAGCAGTTTCTTCTGGTGCGTGTATAGGGGTAGATTGTTGGGGTTGCTCTTTTTTGAGTTGTTCAATTTCTCTATAAGCAGCCATTAGGTTTTTGGCAAAATTTTCTTGCTTGGCTAAAAGTTCTTCAAGTTTTTGCTCAAGTAGTTTTATCTGGTCGTGTTGGTTGTTCATGTGTTTTATATAAAAACTAAGGTATAACGTAAGGATAACTCCTCTTTAGGGCTACTTATTGCTTTTTTTGTTGAAGTTCTTGGTCATACAATTGTCGGCCGAGTTCTGCTAAAAAAGGAATTCCGATAGTGTCATATTCGTAGGTGTTGTCATTAAATATTTGGTTGTTGTTTACTAAAATTGTAGCCGTAAGTAGAAATTCAATAGTGTTGGTACTATCCCTTATGTATGCGCAATCTGTAAGCGTACCATATGCATAGCCTACTTTATTATAAATCTCAATGGTATTAGGTATTGGTTTTTGGTGATCACCAAACATAAAAAACTTTACATAACTGTCATAATATTCAGTAGAGTCATACCTTGCTTCTCGAGGTAATGTATGCATGGCATTAAGGAGGAAGTCTCTTTGTGTAGCGCTTAAATTAAATCGTTCTTCTTTTTTAAATTTCTCCGGAAAAATTATTCGTTTTAATACCTCGTGTTGTGCGTCAATGGAGTAATAGTTTTTAAAACTAAAATCAAAGGGCTCTTTTAGAAGTTCATCATCCTCATTTATATAGCCTTTCCCTTTTTTTAGGTTGTTAAGAACAAGAGGTTTGATGGTTGCATTACTTCGTCTTTCGCGTATTCGCGTTGTACTGTCATTCATATAAATGACAATTGGTTTGGTGGTAATATTGTCCGCATCATCTATGGACAGTCGATGAGAAATACGAACATTTTCTATCCCTTTTTTATGTAATGATTGGTTTATAGTATCTTGGCCTAAAAATTCAAACAATCGGTTGTAAGCGTCATTGTCGCTAACTGCAAAAATTTTAGTTATTTCTTTGGCTACAGTCGTTTCAATAGTATCTCCTTCAATGTAAAATTTGGTGTGTAGACTTACATCCGGTATTTTATTAATTTCTTCTAAAGCTAAAATAGCAACAGGTAATTTTACAGTGCTTGCAGGGTAGAAGTAATTGTTTTTGTTTGTTTGAAAATCATAATCAGTAAAAAACACCTCATTGTTTTCCCTGCGTATTTGAGTGAATTTTATTTGTACCTCATAGGCATTAATACTATCTATAACGTTTTTAATTTTGGGAGAAGTAGCTTTTAAAGCAGATTCAATGGGATGCGAAAATTCTATTTTAGATTTCTCTTTACAGCTAATGATAAGCAATAGAAAGAAGATAATGCTAATTGGTTTAGAAAGCATTGGTTTTTTTTTAAGGGTTGTAAATTTCTCCTCGGTGTGGTTTTAAGGCATCTCTAACGATTAGCATTTCAGATTCTTCCACAACTAAAAAAGCTAAGCTATACATGTCATTTAGGTGTAAGACGTCTGTAATATTTAGCTGAAGCTTTTCCGTGGCAATAAATTCTTTTAAGTGAATTACGTGATGTTCAGCGGTTTTAGCAGCTGCAGGACCTCGAAAATCCCAAATCAACTTAATTTTTTTGGAGCTCATAGTGTAAAATTAATCGGTTTTTAGATCTATTATATCCCTATATACAGTGATATTTCTAAAGGGAAAGTTAAAAGTACTTGAAATTTGTTAGAAATTAGGAACTTGCACAACATCCGTTATTTGTTATTTTTGCAAGATGCAGTTACAAAACATAGTTTTAAATAAAAAGGTGCGCTTTGTATCCGTTTTTGCCCTTATTACTTCATTTATTTCATGCAGTTCAATTTGGAAGAAAGAAGAAGATAGAGAGCCTCTAGCACGTGTAGATAAATCATATTTATATAAAGATGATATTGAGGCATTGCTAAAAGATAATGTTTCGAAAGAGGATAGTGCCTCCTTTGTAACCAATTATATTAATAATTGGGCGACGAAGCAATTGCTTTTATCCAAATCTAAAATAAACTTACCAGAAGAGCAATTAAAAGAATTTAATCAACTTATAGAAAATTATAAGACAGATTTGTACACGCGAGCTTATAAAGAAGCATTAGTGAGCCAGACAGAAGATACCATTGTTACAGAAGCACAACTGACTAGTTTTTATGAAAACGAGAAAGAGAATTTTATGCTGAAAGAAAAATTGGTGAAACTTAGGTTTATAGAGCTTTCTACACAGTTTCTAGATAAAGAGCAAGTTGCAACACGTTTAAATCGTTTCAATACGAAAGATGTGAAGTTTTTAGATTCTGTTGGAATACAATTTAAAAACTTAAATTTTAATGATTCTATTTGGGTAAAAGCATCTAGAATTGTCAATGAAATTCCGCCCTTAACCTTTGAAAATGAGGATAGATACTTAAAAAAATCACAATTTTTTGAATTACAGGATTCAATAGGGGTATATTTGGCAAAGGTTACTGATGTGTTAAATACGAATGATACTGCTCCATTATCATTTGTCAAGCCATCAATTAAACAAATTTTATTAAATAGGAGACGGTTGGCGCTAATTAGGAAATTAGAAACCGAAATTATTGATGATGCAATTAAAGATAAAGAATTTGAAGTTTATGTTAAAGATTAAGAACACGATTACATTTTTAGTCCTACTTTTTGTTGGAATACTAAGCGCACAAGAAGAAATTATTGTAGAGGAAGTAGAAGTGAATGATGTTGCGGTGGTAGCTACGACTACAGATTCTGTGAAGCCTTTCAAAAAAATTAAATTAGATGGTGTTGCTGCGGTAGTGGGTGATTATTTAATTTTAGAATCAGATATTGATAAAACATTAATTGACTTGCGTAATCAAGGGGTATCTGCTGATGATGTCTCTCGTTGTGGTTTGTTAGGGAAATTAATGGAGGACCGTTTGTATGCACACCAGGCAGTTCAAGATAGTATATTGGTTGCCGATGATGAGGTAAATGCGACGAGTGATGCTCAAATTCAACAACTAGTAACTAGAGTTGGTTCAATGGAAAAAGTATTGTCTTTTTACAAGAAAACGGACGAGGAAAGCTTTAGAGAAGAACTTTATAAAATCAATAAGCTTCGTATGCTTTCAGAACGTATGCAGCGTAAAATTGTTGATGAGATAGAAATTACACCAGAAGAAGTACGTCAGTTTTTTAATA encodes:
- the ftsY gene encoding signal recognition particle-docking protein FtsY, whose protein sequence is MSLFKKIFSSQKKETLDKGLEKSKTSFFGKLSKAVAGKSKVDDDVLDDLEEVLVASDVGVATTLKIIKGIEARVAKDKYVGTDELNEILREEIARLLSETNSGEDVEFTIPKGKKPYVIMVVGVNGVGKTTTIGKLAYQFKKQGYKVVLGAGDTFRAAAIDQLQIWADRVGIPIVKQQMGSDPASVAFDTLSSAVKSDADIVIIDTAGRLHNKVNLMNELSKVSRVMQKVVPDTPNDVLLVLDGSTGQNAFEQAKQFTKATNVTSLAVTKLDGTAKGGVVIGISDQFQIPVRYIGVGEGIEDLQVFNKYEFVDSFFSNK
- a CDS encoding amidase family protein, which gives rise to MKNLVVLFMLFFVFSCKEKNVTEKAQVIWHPYNDSLEIAGNANHKIARMQYKLIQSKVLDKNDVFLPLYDEVSKISELDYEKWKPFVLEQNIPTIQANIKDGNLSYENLVLFYLYRIYKYELNNETTLNTILALNKDILKEARACDQELARNPNSGRHLIYGMPILLKDNIDTFGMNTTAGAIALMANETDDAFIVERLKEHGALILGKVNLSEWAYFLCKGCPVGYSAVGGQTLNPYGRKVFETGGSSAGSGTSIAANYAVAAVGTETSGSILSPSSQNSVVGLKPTIGLLSRSGIVPISSTLDTPGPMTKNTIDNAILLSAMTGKDLSDVKSVDTFKNYTEALIKPASLEGKRFGAFETLMASDSIYAATIATIRSLGATVVVFTPEELELPGFLSILNIDMKNDLPSYIEQNVKNKKVVKVTSIEDVILFNKQDSLTRIPYGQGLFEGIVADTTSSESLKVIIADLEQKSRIYFDEVLERDNLDAILSINNYHAGYAAAAKYPALTVPMGYKTTGEPISLTFIAKQFEEDKLLQLGAAFENATKLRKMPKGFD
- a CDS encoding serine hydrolase codes for the protein MTHKTSFIYTFLILFVFSCSTDSEPTDTEEGSTENSYFPTVGSDTWQTKSPEELNWNTDEIPTLLNYLEDTNSKSFMILHEGKIIIEHYMNEHTQSKIWYWASSGKTLTSATTGIAQEEGLLNINNKVSDYLGTGWTSTPLAKENVITLKNLLQMDSGLDDTLGDDVSTENLQYIADAGSRWAYHNVYVKLQDIIATASNSTWKEYFNTSLRDKIGMTGNWTNLSNLSVYWSDTRSMARFGLLISRNGQWEGSQIIPNDYLHSAINTSQDINKSYGYLWWLNGKQRYHLPQSQLEFDGSLIPNAPNDMYAALGKNDQKIYIIPSRDLVIIRMGEAAADENFALSTFDNDLWALINNVIN
- the rimO gene encoding 30S ribosomal protein S12 methylthiotransferase RimO gives rise to the protein MRTKTLKKNKINVVTLGCSKNVYDSEILMGQLKANKKDVVHEGEGNIVVINTCGFIKNAKEESVNTILEFVQKKEAGVVDKVFVTGCLSERYKPDLQKEIPNVDEYFGTTELPGLLKALGADYKHELIGERLTTTPKNYAYLKIAEGCDRPCSFCAIPIMRGKHKSTPIENLVIEAEKLAANGVKELILIAQDLTYYGLDIYKKRNLAELLEALVKVDGIEWIRLHYAFPTGFPMDVLELMKKEPKICNYLDIPLQHISDSILKSMRRGTTKEKTTKLLRDFRALVPEMAIRTTLIVGYPGETEEDYQTLKSWVEEMRFERLGCFTYSHEENTHAYTLVDDVPEDVKQERASEIMEIQSQISWELNQEKVGQTLRCIIDRKEGPHFVGRTEFDSPDVDNEVLIDAAKYYLKVGDFVNIKITEAADFDLYGEPV
- a CDS encoding DUF3999 family protein yields the protein MTRKTYNLLFALFLVSTGLLAQMKTYQYKREIKDISEQWHSIEIPESLYGKTKMNLADIRIYGISKKDTIEVPYALNTKKSIEKINDVAFNLLNESHTKDKYFYTFKVDNDSKINEIYLNFNKLNFDFNIKIEGGHDEKQWYTIEENYRMLSIENGLTSFKFTTAKIPTSTYSYYRITANTLEDPELKSAKIFENNTIPAEYNSYVPVKTEVTKNQKTKESIVLVELKNAVPLSHIKVNILDDVNYLRPIHISYITDSTKTAKGWHYDYRSLSSSILSSINKNEFNFISTRVKKLKITISNQDNQALKIGTIELKGYKHELIGRFNEPAQYFLTYGNPTASEPIYDINLMDNVVPKTAKAVVLGKELSSEAKIQEPEAKPLFEDKKWLWAIMILIITLIGYYTIKMIKKT
- a CDS encoding DUF2339 domain-containing protein, translated to MNNQHDQIKLLEQKLEELLAKQENFAKNLMAAYREIEQLKKEQPQQSTPIHAPEETAVVQKNTEEPETTAKNVIASAEISEEHIQSENIASPIKKEPIQEVTDKILREPQKESPINTDAENERISASTPKKPETKSNLEKFIGENLINKVGILITIIGVIIGVKYSIENNLISPLTRIILGYLLSFGILGVGLKLKEKYLNFSAVLVSGAITMMYFITFMAYNFYGLFPQLVAFGLMTLLTAFTVVAAINYEKQIIAHLGLVGAYAIPFLLSNDSGNVTALFSYMSILNIGILIISFKKYWKSLYYVSFGFSWIIYLAWVIDDYFPEEDFKLAFAFLSIFFVLFYCMFLAYKTIRNEKFQAADIVLLFINSFFFYGIGFYLLESHSAYSQEFLGLFTLGNAMIHFIPTVVIYKKKLVDKKLFYLIAALVLTFITITIPVQLDGSWVTILWSLEAVILFWFATTKNITIYKNLAYLLMALAFISLLEDWSHAYSMYTTTERFTPIFNSNFLSSFLVMGAFGFIIWLNEAKKYQITAVPKKAFDKMMALLIPIALLLICYVAFALEIDTYWEQQYIDSFIKYSSEDGALTNTGNYNLMDFKSIWLINYTLLFFSILAILNIKIIKSKLLAVSNFIINTLLSFIFLIGGLFIISTLRENYIAQYLGEYYEIGSVYLYIRYISLAFLAFLIYTLYLYSKQEYLNLKIKKAFEIFLYLIAIWVLSSELLHWMDLAGSSGLYKMNLSILWGAYSLFMVVIGIWKRKKHIRISGISLFGLTLVKLFFYDIADLDTLSKTIVFVSLGLLLLLISFLYNKYTKQIENDPKDL
- a CDS encoding serine hydrolase; translation: MLSKPISIIFFLLLIISCKEKSKIEFSHPIESALKATSPKIKNVIDSINAYEVQIKFTQIRRENNEVFFTDYDFQTNKNNYFYPASTVKLPVAILALEEINKIPDVSLHTKFYIEGDTIETTVAKEITKIFAVSDNDAYNRLFEFLGQDTINQSLHKKGIENVRISHRLSIDDADNITTKPIVIYMNDSTTRIRERRSNATIKPLVLNNLKKGKGYINEDDELLKEPFDFSFKNYYSIDAQHEVLKRIIFPEKFKKEERFNLSATQRDFLLNAMHTLPREARYDSTEYYDSYVKFFMFGDHQKPIPNTIEIYNKVGYAYGTLTDCAYIRDSTNTIEFLLTATILVNNNQIFNDNTYEYDTIGIPFLAELGRQLYDQELQQKKQ
- a CDS encoding peptidyl-prolyl cis-trans isomerase — encoded protein: MQLQNIVLNKKVRFVSVFALITSFISCSSIWKKEEDREPLARVDKSYLYKDDIEALLKDNVSKEDSASFVTNYINNWATKQLLLSKSKINLPEEQLKEFNQLIENYKTDLYTRAYKEALVSQTEDTIVTEAQLTSFYENEKENFMLKEKLVKLRFIELSTQFLDKEQVATRLNRFNTKDVKFLDSVGIQFKNLNFNDSIWVKASRIVNEIPPLTFENEDRYLKKSQFFELQDSIGVYLAKVTDVLNTNDTAPLSFVKPSIKQILLNRRRLALIRKLETEIIDDAIKDKEFEVYVKD